The genomic region GTAAGGCGTACCGAATGAGTAGCTGGTGTTTGCCCATACAAGAACTCCTGTCTCTAAATCGTATGCTAGGTGCGTAATTTGTGGCTCACCATAGTCAGTAGGGTCTTGTTGATAGTCATAAGTGACACAATCGTACTCCGAGCCACGAGATTCAATAGTCTTCTTGGATAAATTCATTGTTCCGTTCATGTAATTTCCAGACACTCTTTCAGCAGATTCTCTGGCGGTCTCATTGAGATTCTCCATATTCGCATCCCCGATTGGCACAACCAATCCTGGGAAGAATGGCGTCACGCCCCAAACCCCTATTACTAGTTCTCTAGCAATAGTGGTATCGTTCGTATCTACTGAGAGATTCCCAATATGCAATGTTCCTTCGATGACATCACTGATGTTGTCGATGCTGAATGTCATTGAAGAACCTTCTTCTGCGATCCAGGCTCCTTCTCCAGTCCAACCCCACTCAAATGGTACATCTGGGCTCTCTTCAATATTCCATGAAATAGTGGTCTTACCGTCAGGTGTGGGTTCAAGACTCGTATGGTATTCTGCGCTTGCCATCAGAGGTGAGAATACCAAGCTTGTTATCACTAGTGCAATTATTGTCTTATTGATCATTTTCTCTTTCTCCTGAGATAAAATATGGATATCAGAAGTATTCCGATAACTGGTAGAATTGCCAACGCGATTAGGGTCGACGGGTCGTTACTACTCTGCGTTGGGGTCGAAAATGCAGGTGGAATTCGGTGCCAGACGACCGTATCGTTGTCATTGAGCTGGTGTCTGTTTGCAGCCACAGATCCCAACTCACTGTTAACCCAATATTGCCACCATAACCCTGATTCTGCATCGTTAGTCACACCTGCTATCGACGTTACAAAGGCTTGATTCCCGTACCAGTCGACATCGACGGATGTTACGTTTTCAGTTGCTTCGAGCACAGTTTGTCCTTCTACTTCAGAATACGATTGTTCTGTTCCGTTTCCAAACTCGATGGTCACTGTTATTCCACTGGCAGCCGGCACGTGATTAGATGCACTGCCATCCGCTGTAGTTGAAGGGGGAGTTACTATCACTAGGACTAAACAAATGACAAGTACCATCCGTTTCATGATAGCAATTCACCAAATTATAGGATATGTTATCCTACAACGATATTGACCAAAATATAAGACTTGCCATATTTCATATTTCAAATCAGGAATCCATTAGAGGGAATTGTGAATATCGGATTTACAATCAAGAACGAGCATAACATAGAACTGCCCGCTCTACTCTGAAAAATCAGGAACTTACTTGTTGATATGAACAACTTTTTCCATTATTCGTATAGTAGAGCCGCTCTATTTGCAACAGAAGGGCTTTGATTGTCTGGTGTTATTAGATATGACAATGGATTCCAAGAGATTGAGATAATGCGAAGTGATTATCGACAACCTTTTTATCGTAGCTCACGTTCGATAGCAACGTAGTTGACGTTTGGTACTAACGTAGGTTTAAACAGGCCAGCCGTTCGTACGTCCGAAGAGGGAAGAAAATGCCTGTCGCCATGCTGTTGATTGATTGGGATAGCAAAATAGGAGCAGTTCTCAAGGCCAAGGTGCCGGAGGATTTTGCGGAATACTATCAAGAAGATCTTAACACTGAAGCCATGCGAATTTTCACGTCTCACGCAATGGGAGAAGCTACAGCTGGATTCTCTACGCTGACAGTTCGTATTGGCGGAGAAGAATACAATGTCGCTTCGTATTATACGGGTATTGTTCGTGAGGAAGAACAATACTGTATCTCGCTGTTACTTGGCCCTTCGGAAGATCCAAAGGTATACGAGGCAGCAATCACTTCGGTAGTATCTCCGTTGATGAATGCAGTTGTTTCAATGACTGATGCGGAACTGCAAGAAGAGCTTGAGAACACCTACCGCCGGATTATTCGCCTCGCAGGAATGGCTGATGAGTCAAGATTGGCTCGTCTTTTTGCTGACGAGGTCTCACGGGCTGTATTCCCCAAACTCTGGAAGGGCGGCATCTCAAAGGAAGACCTTGAAGAATGGCTCAAGATGGTAACAGGCCTCCCAAGTGTAAGTGTCGATTCAATCCTTGCCCCGTTTGAGGAGCTAGGAATAGCCAAAGTCGAATGGGTTGATGAGATTGGCAGAACCTGTGTTTTCATGATTAAAGACTTAGAAGTTTTCCGGGCACCACCTCTACTGGCTATGGAAACTGCGTCTGAAGTACTCGATCCCGAACTTGCAGCTGAATACAAGACTGAAGTGCTTGAGTTTCTCACGGAATGGCAAAAGACGCCTGAAGACACAGTCGCTATAGCCGAAATCCTGTCGGATCCTGACTGTTATGACATATTGAGCATTCTACGGCAGCGACCGGTGAACATTCCGGAGCTTGAAGCAACCTTGGGAATCCCACCGAAGGAACTACGTCAAGCCATACAGACCCTGAAGAAGTACAGAGTCGTGTCCGAAAAGCGCCGCAAGGAACCGTCTGGAGAATATGATCGTTGGTTATTCCTACTCAACGATATCCGTGTACGACTATTCTTCCCAGAATATTTCCTGCAGACTCTAGTACAGGAATTGGAAAAAGATCCAGATGATACCCGGCAAATGGAACTTGTAGAGCAGCATTTGCGGCTACTCAGGGACAATTTCCCCCGGTAATTTTTCTGTAGCCTCTCCACCGACCAGTAAAGTTCTTATTGACCCATGTGAAACTGTAGCTGTCTGAGGTACGTGGCTTTCCCCGTACGAAGAAACCTGTTGCGAAACACGCACGGTCCCAAAATTTGCACAGGTTTTCTTGCATTGGTCCCCTTGCACAGTTGGGATATTACTCTCAGCTGCAACATACCACACGTATCTTAGAAAATGGTCGCTCCACGATGGAAAAGGCCTGCGGGTACGAGACGGCTGTTTTCTGGTCGCTTGTACCCGGTTCTATTTATCGATTTCAAAATAAATGCGTCTGTATTTCTCTTCATATTTGAATTTCTTCTTATAGAAGTTGATTGCAGGATCATTATTCACCTCAACAAAGAGGTTTGATTTCGACATCCCTTGTTTCTTGGCTTCGTGTAAAACCTTGGTAAGCAACACCGTTCCGTAGCCTTGGTTATGATACCCTTCAAGAAGTCCTATTCCAAAAATGAAAAAATTGTTTGGATTTGTTTCCCAGCCTGCACAATATCCAATAGGCTCGCCATTCTGGTATGTAAGAAGACCAATGAAGCCAGATTTCTGCTGGAATGCGTATAGTGTATCTCTAGACATTGGCTCGTAGGTCGGGGAATCTGCGAATATCGAATCCTGCAACTTCTTCCAGAGGTCTAAATGGTTTTCAGATTTCATTTCGGTAATCTGTATTCTTGTGTCTTCTTTGTTCTCAAGAAGATCATCAGAGATTTCAGTTTCCATTCTTATTTTCGTGTCCACTCTCTCGAATCCTTTTTCCTTTGCCAGAGATATGATATATGGGCGATAGCTGGAAACTATTGTTTTGATTTTTGCATACTCTCGAGACATTGCTTCTTTCAGTATTTCATCAAAAAGTCTGGAGCCGATTCCTACGGCTCTACGACTAGGTCGCACATTGACCGAGATACCGATGGCCGATGCATCCATTTGATATATTCGAGCCATTCCGTCGAGATGACCTTCAGGATTCCATGCAAGAACAAGATCTTTTTCTAAATCGAGAGGCGCGTACAGCTTTTCAAAGAATGCTGCATCTTTAGGTTGAAAGTCAGGGTTGTCATGCCCTTCGACTGCATTATAGAGATTTGCCATCTCTTCAGCGATTAGATTAAGGGATTTGTCTACGGGCCTTTGAATCATAAATCCGTCAGCAACCATGGTGATTACCTCTGCCTATAATCTTACATAGGCAATATTAGCACCACCGAATAAGTTTACGATGGACAACGAAGATTTAATTTGGCCTTCAGAAAGATGATATTGATGTCATGCAAAGGCAACTCTCTCAAGCGGTGATTAGGCTTGATTCATAACACCTATCTCGTAAAGAATCCGTCTGGCGAAATTATCGCCCATTCTAGCTATTGGCCAGTAGAAGTGAGAGAGGAACAGGTAGACGAATTCATCGAGACTCGAGAAGAGATTCGCGAACAGTCTGGGAATGAACTAACTCCAGAACTGCCACTCAGTATTGGTAATGACAAATTTATGGCTACTGAAATAGAATCAGATTTGCTTCTCATATTTGCAACTGACGAATCAGAAGACGAAAGCAATATTCGCGATCGCTTGAATGAAGCCAAAAAGGTCCTTAGCGATAACTTGGAAAAAGGCATTGATTACATTGTCGAGAACTACCAAGATCTGATTGAGGACGCAGTCACGACGCGACTCAAAATAGCTCTGGTGGGTGAAGGAGGTGTTGGAAAGACCACGACGCTCCACCTATTATTGGGTGATTCACCTCCGCTTCAATATGTCCCAACAATCGCTCTTAATTTGGAGACGGTTGAGAACATTCGCTTCGGCAACTACAGCCTTGTTTTGTGGGACTTTGCCGGACAGGAGAGATTCAGGAAGCTATGGAAGTTCTATTTCCACGGTGCCGATGTAATCTTCCTTGTTTGTGATTCTACACTACGGAACGTAATCATCAGCAAGGATATCCTGAAGATGATCCGTCGTGATGCTCCTAAGGTTCCTGTATTTGCTATAGCCAATAAACAGGACAAACCCAAGGCGATGAAACCTGAAGTTGTTCAGAAAATACTTGGTGTGCCTACATATCCAATGGTTGCAATAGACAAAGATCGCCGCGAGGAAATGCTGAGGCTTCTCATGAATGCTGCGGCCCAATACGTGGGTGTATCTGTGCCTGATTTACCACCCTCAGAAGTTCTTACCTTCGTAGATGCAGAACCCAGTGAAGTAATCAAAGAACAAGAAGAAGAAAAGACTAAGGCCGAAGAAGAAGAGGTTGAGGTGGTAGAGACGGTTCTTGTTGATGAGGAGGGACGAATCATTGATGAGGCTGAGGGAGATTACGAAGTTATCGAAGAGGTCGTCGAGGTTGTAGAGGACGAAGAACCGGCAGAAGAACCTGTCCCAGAAGTGTCCGCGGAATCTGAAGCAATTTCTGGAATCGAAGTTTCTGAGATGGGGGATGAAACCGTTGATGACCAAGAAGCTGTTTCGGTGCAAGATGGGCATTCCAGAACCGAGGAGCCCATTGCTTTCTCCTTGGAAACAACACAGGAAGTGGTTGATTCCGAAGATTCGGAAACTGGTCATGTCGACATATCATGGAAATCTACGAGTGAAATAGTTGAAGCTGAAGAAACTGGAGAAACCTCCATTGTAGAAAAAGCCGAGTGGGACACTAGAGCAGTCGATTATCACCAGAAGACAAAGAAAGAAGCCATCGAGAACGGTCGTGAAATGGCAAAAGAGATTATTTCAGAAGCTCTGGATGCGGACGATCTTGTCGCCTCCGATTTAGAAAAAGCAAGCGGTGAGGAACTAGATGCGGCTCTCGAGGCCTTTTCCAGCGATGAAACATTGCCCACCGAAGAGGAAGAAGAAAAGACCACTGCCGAGCTTGAAGAAAACACGAAAGAAGAACTTGAAGAAATACTCGGAGACATTGAATGCGTTGTCAGATCTCCTAAATGTGAAAAGGAATCTGATAGCTCGAGTGAACCCGATAAAGAAGCCATCCGCGAGATGGAACAAATCTTGGGCGAGATGGATTCAAAGAAGAAATTACAGCATGATATTAATTCTGTAAGAAAACGATCCGATTCAGGCGATGATCATAGATCTGTAGAAGAGTCATAATTTGAAACTTTGAATTAGTTTGACGCATTTCTACTAATTATTTTTATTCAAAAGTACGTTTATGTGCCTCTCGTAAGACTGATTTAGGAACCTCTCTGAATAAAGACAAGTGATTCCATTGAAAGTTGAGGACGTCGAACCCGATAGCGGCATACCTGAATTGACCGTCCGTGTTGTATCCGTAGCACCGGCTCGTATCATTAGAACTCGGAGCGGAAGGAAGACACAATTGACGGAGGTACTCGTGGGTGATGAAACTGGAACGGCTGTTTTCACACTATGGGGATTTGGAGCGGGTTCTGATGTCAAAGCTGGCCAAGTGCTTCGAATTACAGACGGGTGGGCAAAGGAGTACAAAGGAAAGATTCAGCTCTCGCTGGGTAGGTCTGGAGAGTTCCAGACGTTGGAAGGCGATGCAGGCTTGCCAGAGCTTTCTGAAATCCTGAATAATACCAAGAACAATGAGAGTTGATTGGAAAACTAACCTGGAAATGAGCGAAATGACTCTATGCTATCTATCAGGTCCAATTATCCACAAAGAAAATCGAAAAGACAATTTCTACCAATATATTGTCGATTTTCTACGTGATGAAGGGATAGACGTCTTTGCTCCACAGTTTCTTGGTCCTTCTGAACCTATTGAGATTTTTCAAAGAGATACTCAAAAAGTGCGGGCGGCGGATTTTGTAATTGCTGAGGTTTCTAACGCATCTCACGGAGTCGGTATGGAACTCATGCTGTCGATAGAATTTGGAAAGCCTCTCCTACTATTCCGCCATGCCGAGGCTCAGCGGCTTTCGTACATGGTGTCTGGTGCTAGTGGCAAAGCTCTGTTCGAGTATGGAGATTTGGATGATATTACCCGTGTTTTGGAGAGACTGAATCTGCATAATCTCATAATCAAGCAGTGTAGCTCGTGCCCTTCTGACGTCGCAAGCACTAGAAACAATAAGATTCACTGTGTCCAATGTGGTGCAGATTTGTCCGAGTAGGGTTGTGAG from Candidatus Lokiarchaeota archaeon harbors:
- a CDS encoding DUF4430 domain-containing protein, with the protein product MKRMVLVICLVLVIVTPPSTTADGSASNHVPAASGITVTIEFGNGTEQSYSEVEGQTVLEATENVTSVDVDWYGNQAFVTSIAGVTNDAESGLWWQYWVNSELGSVAANRHQLNDNDTVVWHRIPPAFSTPTQSSNDPSTLIALAILPVIGILLISIFYLRRKRK
- a CDS encoding GNAT family N-acetyltransferase, with translation MVADGFMIQRPVDKSLNLIAEEMANLYNAVEGHDNPDFQPKDAAFFEKLYAPLDLEKDLVLAWNPEGHLDGMARIYQMDASAIGISVNVRPSRRAVGIGSRLFDEILKEAMSREYAKIKTIVSSYRPYIISLAKEKGFERVDTKIRMETEISDDLLENKEDTRIQITEMKSENHLDLWKKLQDSIFADSPTYEPMSRDTLYAFQQKSGFIGLLTYQNGEPIGYCAGWETNPNNFFIFGIGLLEGYHNQGYGTVLLTKVLHEAKKQGMSKSNLFVEVNNDPAINFYKKKFKYEEKYRRIYFEIDK
- a CDS encoding GTP-binding protein yields the protein MIHNTYLVKNPSGEIIAHSSYWPVEVREEQVDEFIETREEIREQSGNELTPELPLSIGNDKFMATEIESDLLLIFATDESEDESNIRDRLNEAKKVLSDNLEKGIDYIVENYQDLIEDAVTTRLKIALVGEGGVGKTTTLHLLLGDSPPLQYVPTIALNLETVENIRFGNYSLVLWDFAGQERFRKLWKFYFHGADVIFLVCDSTLRNVIISKDILKMIRRDAPKVPVFAIANKQDKPKAMKPEVVQKILGVPTYPMVAIDKDRREEMLRLLMNAAAQYVGVSVPDLPPSEVLTFVDAEPSEVIKEQEEEKTKAEEEEVEVVETVLVDEEGRIIDEAEGDYEVIEEVVEVVEDEEPAEEPVPEVSAESEAISGIEVSEMGDETVDDQEAVSVQDGHSRTEEPIAFSLETTQEVVDSEDSETGHVDISWKSTSEIVEAEETGETSIVEKAEWDTRAVDYHQKTKKEAIENGREMAKEIISEALDADDLVASDLEKASGEELDAALEAFSSDETLPTEEEEEKTTAELEENTKEELEEILGDIECVVRSPKCEKESDSSSEPDKEAIREMEQILGEMDSKKKLQHDINSVRKRSDSGDDHRSVEES
- a CDS encoding single-stranded DNA-binding protein (in Sulfolobus solfataricus this protein plays a role in promoter opening and RNA polymerase recruitment under specific conditions), with product MKVEDVEPDSGIPELTVRVVSVAPARIIRTRSGRKTQLTEVLVGDETGTAVFTLWGFGAGSDVKAGQVLRITDGWAKEYKGKIQLSLGRSGEFQTLEGDAGLPELSEILNNTKNNES